The genomic stretch ccaatagtatgctccttattttttctcttcactttagagtgcgcttttgtaataaagtgccctctaaggggcgctgtctattccagtttttggcgtagtgaaatCAGAGTGCACAAGATCTAGCACGTTTGTTTttctttcaacacttttgaaaggtttctttatcatttttgatttaaCACATATTTCACATTTTCCGAAATCATGAATGTTGCATGATATCAAACTGGATTTAATTAGTCTATTCATAGTACTAATACCAATATGTGCCAATCTAGAGTGCCATAAAGAAGACGATTCAAGCATATAAGCAgaattagaaatttcattaataatattgtCGGTAGTACAAAGTTTGATCATTCCTTCAGCGGAATATCCTTTTCTACAAATATACCATTACGGGTCAATATTAATTTGCCCGATTCATATACAGATTTAATACCCGGTTTTCCCAATAAGTCCCCACTAACAAGGTTTCTATTCATATCAGGAACATGAAGCACATTAACAAGAGTGACTTTCTTTCCGGAAGTGAAGTTGAGTTCGACGAATCCTGTTCCAACGACTTTAGATCGCACTTCATTTCCCATTTGCACTTCTTGTCCATCATTGACTTCGGTATAGGTTTTGAATGTTGTTTTATCATAAGATACATGCACAGTTGCACATGTGTCATACCACCACCCTTGCACTTTGCCTTTGATTGCCATAATTTCGCTTACCGTAGCGATTATGTCGTCATTGGCATGAACAACATTGACCTCATTTTTGGACTTATTGTGCCTGCAATCTCGAGCATAATGTCCGGGTTTGCCACATACATAACAACCATTTTTAGTACCTTTTGGTCCGCCAGAATTTTTGAGCTTGTTGTGTTCTTTCCTTGGGCCGAGATGGTTTTTCATGCCATCATATTTTTCTTTCCTTTATCGGTAACAACATTTGCTTTAGCAAATCCAGCAGACTCAGTTTTTTCTCGATCCTTCGTTTCCTCCTCGATACGAAGGTGTTTCTGAAGTTTCTCCAAAGAAAAGTCCTCAGAACTATGCATCAATTTCTTTCTGTATCCTTTCCACGAAGGTGGCAATTTTGCTATTATTGCACCGACTTGGAATGCTTCAGGAATGTCAATTTTCACGGCTTTTATTTTATTCACGAGAACCTGTAACTCGTGTACTTGTGCAAGAATCGGCTTGGAATCCAACATCTTAAAATCAAAGTATTTAGATATTAAAAACTTTTTCGTACCTTCTTCTTCGGCCTTGAATTTGAATTCGAGTGCGTTCCAGATTTCCTTTGCAAATGCAGTATTGGTGTagagatcatagagatgatcaGATAATGTGTTCAAGATGTGTCCACGACAAAGCAGTTCATCTTCTTTTCGTTTCTTTCTCTCCTTTTTTACTTCATCAGTTTCATTTTCAGTTGGTTCTGGAATTGCCTCCAGATCAGGATCCAAGACATATTGAATTTTCAGGGCGGTCAGGAGAAATGTCATTTTGTCTTGTCAGCGGGTATAGTTTGTTCCATCGAAACGATCTAACTTAACAAGGTCCTGGTTCATCAGTTTGATGCTTGAAACAGAAGCGTCGGTGGCCATGATTTGAGATACTATAAGACTGTTAGAAAATTCGGAAAGATTAAAGGGATCCAAACTTGAATCGTGAACGCAACACTTTCCTTATAAtatttcaagcactctcgattgtcttagagttctgatgcaggaatacccaggataattcagccttATCGAGTTTGTGCAAGACCGGCGAAAACCCGAATGCAACGAAGAGCATCTGGAATTATTTAGAGGATTTTTTGGATTTTGTGTGTTTTATTCTGAATCCAGATTTATGCTTTTATATGCCATGTTGATATTGTTTCACAAGGTAGCGACCCTTGGTGAAGCAATGTccttttccaataatcataatggttggcctggagcatgtttcaccaacagttgcatggtttcgcctttgcaacatctcatgaagagttacaatctccgaattcaaaattcaaatcgTAGGCACTGACCAAAAGGGAACAACGATAATAGCCCGGCCGAAGGCCGACCTCCGATGCGACGTGCCTAAGTGCTCAAGTGCCGTCTACAAGattaaaattatattttaggATGATTAAAATTTTCATAACCCTTTATTGCAGATTCAAAAGATTTTTCAAATTATTAACAGGTATTTGATCCAGTGGTGATTGACGCTGAATTTATTAGGCAGAATCACGGATCGATCCCCGCATATGTAATTTGAAAGTAAGTAAGATTACTTAATGTTAGAACTGATCTCCAAACCGGACTAATCAATCAAGCAAAATTCTTTTATATGTGCATACATTCATCACTTCATCGCTACATTTGCATTAATATGATTCATAATAAGAAAGTATCATGAACTCAAGGAGGAAACCTAGGGTTTTCATACATCATCTTGAGGTGTGCTCAACCAAGCACAAAACCCTAATCTCCTATGCCTTTTGCATTATTGATCTTGGCCATTTACATTTAGGGTTGATGATTCCATTTGGATCTTTTAATCAATGAGAGGTATATTCTTCATTCATGTGGTGATCATGTGGTTCATTACATTGGTGTGTGCTTGATTAAATATTGACTAGCTATTACATTGGCTTGATTGGTTGATTAATCATCCATTCATGATAGTGCATATCATAAGTTCATGTCATCAATTTGTTTCATCCACAAGTTGTCATAGGGCTTGCATTTCATTGGTTCAATCCATATTAGGACATGGCGTAGTTCATGAATACGAGGTGCATCTTTTAAAATTCAAGTTATGTGGTTGCTTAGCTCACAAGTTTGTCCAACATTTGGATCCATTTACACATTACATTTCAGTTTTAGATTCATCATAAACATTGTATATTGAATTGTATCATTTGCACttaagttgacttttggtcaaatATTGACTATTTGGTCAACTAGTTGATCAAAGTCAACAAACCAATTGGTAACATTTTCATACAAACATTTCATACACGACAAAACAAGTGCAAGTGATTTGAATATGGAATCATATCTTGAATTAATAATTATGATTAGAAGTTTTTCCATTTTCATTACATGTTAACATGTTCTTCATAAATAGGTTTTTCATTTACATTGGAACATCTTACATAACCACCACAAGTGTTCATTACATAAATAtagttttcattttcatttaCATGGTACAAGCATCGTACATGATCCTACCATAAATACATAGCATTACAAACTTTTAAGCAAGATTGAAAAAAGAGAGAGAGGCATGGCAACCCTTGTTTTTGTGCCTCCAATGCTCCACCTCCACTTGCTACACCTACATCATCATTAGTAAACCATAGCAATGTCCAATGAGCAGCAATACCTACAAACATCATCACCCACATCAGTTCCAAACAGTCCACTAACAAGTCCATACCATTTAGCCATACAAAATTGATTCAAACATTGGCATACCATAGCAAATTAACAAGCATCATGGCAAGCCATCATCACTTACCATCATATGAACATGCCATGATAGCAATACAGTTATCTCAGTCCATCATCAAGAAATCATTCATCATTATCACAAATAGACAAGGCATAACAGTGAAGACATTAACCCTGAGTAGCCTCACAACAACTCAAAAGCTAGCAAGGCAAGGTCAAGTTCAAGGCATGTGCATTCAATAACAAGGAAATGTTCATGCAATATCATAACAATCATAAGAGTTAACAACAAGGCAATGCAAAATAATTCAAACATTAAGTCGTATATATCAACAATACCACAAGAAGTTTACAACAACAGGACACTAGGTTCATTATGTTTGCCATCAAAGCATCAATTCACACAGCAACAATATACATCAAAGCATCATGATTCAAATCTAACAATGCACTTCATATACATGTAGTGCAATTCAGTTCAAGTCATCAAATGCAGTTTAAACGCAAATTTAAACCAGTTCCAAACCACATAAATGAACCAAGTCAAAAAAACCGGTTTACTAACTTAACTAACTCATCAAATCTAATCCAAACTAACAGATTTTTCAGCAGCATTTTCATTTCGAGTTAATTCACAAGTAAATCAGAAGTTAATTTCCAGCTCATCATTCAATCCAAATCTAACTAACTCAGATTCTCCAATTCATTCCTAACCTACCCCTGATCAATTTCTATAAAACCTTGGATTCATTCATCACTCAATCATTTTGATTCATTCCCCAAAATTCATTCAACTCAGAATCATTCCCTCATCAGGAGACACTGGCAGAACCTCACCTTCACGATACGCTCCTTCCATTGCTGTGAGAGCTTCAACATTTGAAGCTCTACACAATGGAGCTTTGAACCTCCATTCAAACTCTCAACTCTCAATCTCACACTCACGCGTCGAATCAGCAAGAATTCAACATAAGCAATtctcagaagaagaagaagagaagaagagaagCACCGTGCAAGAAGAAATATAGGAGAATCTAAGCTCACATGAGATTTGATCTTCATCGTCATCTTCgccttggttctatgacattAAGAGATATCTGGAAAGACAAGAGAATCCCAAGAAAGCATCCATCACTGATAAGAAGGCTTTGAGAATATTTTTTGCTAAGTTCTTCCTGAATGAGGATGTGTTAtacaagaggaattatgattatgtgtttctcagatgcgtggatagacacgaagcaagCACAATCATAAGGTCCATCCATGAGGGTTGTGAAGGTGTACATTCTAAGGGGTctgccatggccaagaagatccttCAGGCTGGTTATTATTGGACAACCATGGAGGTCGACTGTTACAACTTTGTCAAGAGACGTCACAAATGTCAGATATTTGGtgacaagattcatgttcctccgactCCATTGAATGTATTGACTTCATCTTgacctttctctatgtggggtGTCGCGactggaaaaatgacagagtcgccaccatcctttatttGTTCCTAAGGAACCGGGAAACAATGATAAAACGTATAAACTAAGGGTGAGATGCTAGGTTTgggagtcggttaagtaaggggaaagtgttaggcaccccttacttccattgtactcaatgggatcctcctctaaTTTTAGGGTTAGTGGGTGCTTGAGATGTTTGCTTGATTATTgattaattattaattatttatcGTATTTACagaaaatattttatttaaatagatgggtggcccaaaaatattttttataatcgtactcgctagagtttacaactctatgcctacgtaccttcgCATTAGGCGAGGGATCAGAGTATCGTAGTTCTTCTTAAAAACAGTGATTGATTGATTGTTATCCTTTAAAAATTCTCATGCATCGGGGGCGGAGAAATGATTTTAGAAAATGCCTCAATACACTAGGGTAGAGGTCTTACGGTTTGAAGTGaatttgaattgattttatccatttaattatttgcaaaaatataattattaatttatttaagaaaataaattaaaagggtaattatataaACACAAGTattatatcccttatccctaatttttttaTCCC from Lathyrus oleraceus cultivar Zhongwan6 chromosome 7, CAAS_Psat_ZW6_1.0, whole genome shotgun sequence encodes the following:
- the LOC127102214 gene encoding uncharacterized protein LOC127102214, with amino-acid sequence MTFLLTALKIQYVLDPDLEAIPEPTENETDEVKKERKKRKEDELLCRGHILNTLSDHLYDLYTNTAFAKEIWNALEFKFKAEEEGTKKFLISKYFDFKMLDSKPILAQVHELQVLVNKIKAVKIDIPEAFQVGAIIAKLPPSWKGYRKKLMHSSEDFSLEKLQKHLRIEEETKDREKTESAGFAKANVVTDKGKKNMMA